The Musa acuminata AAA Group cultivar baxijiao chromosome BXJ1-3, Cavendish_Baxijiao_AAA, whole genome shotgun sequence genome window below encodes:
- the LOC103973109 gene encoding uncharacterized protein LOC103973109, translating into MTDKKESTSNDADIYALQKQWDEVLCPICMDHPHNAVVLLCTSYEKGCRSYICDTSYRHSNCLDRFRNLRMNSSDNPSGSSSTIFESVDAERPRLSSSYPSETASFPGAPRTGTNLEPQDSYGTNGRISAGLAEYLGNNADRQAQDRHLASQAEANSSFDGSGGGNAPEDNSLKCPLCRGTILGWMIVKEAREYMDQKLRSCSRESCSFSGNYKELRKHARRVHPMTRPAEVDPSRQRAWRRLENQQEHSDILSAIRSAMPGAIVFGDYVVDDADSLSGDGSGPWWPTLFLLHMIGSPIGSLDEQRRSSRAWRTRRRSSTHRHLWGENLLGLQDDDDWNSDNDIQAPRRRRRLMRSRRDEEQP; encoded by the coding sequence ATGACAGATAAAAAAGAAAGCACCTCCAATGATGCAGATATATATGCTTTACAAAAGCAATGGGATGAAGTTCTTTGCCCTATCTGCATGGATCATCCTCACAACGCTGTGGTTCTTTTATGCACTTCATATGAAAAAGGTTGCAGATCTTACATTTGTGATACGAGTTATAGGCATTCAAATTGCCTTGATAGATTCAGAAATTTGAGAATGAACTCTAGCGACAACCCCTCTGGTTCCAGCTCTACCATCTTTGAGAGTGTTGATGCAGAGAGACCTCGCTTGAGCTCTTCTTATCCGTCAGAAACTGCTTCCTTTCCGGGTGCACCAAGGACAGGAACAAACTTGGAACCCCAGGACAGTTACGGTACTAATGGTAGAATTTCTGCTGGTTTAGCTGAATATTTAGGCAACAATGCAGATAGACAAGCACAAGATAGACATTTAGCATCTCAGGCAGAAGCAAATTCTAGTTTTGATGGATCCGGTGGTGGTAATGCACCAGAGGACAACTCCTTGAAGTGCCCTCTCTGCCGGGGTACTATACTAGGTTGGATGATTGTTAAGGAAGCCAGAGAATATATGGACCAGAAGCTAAGAAGCTGCTCTAGGGAATCATGCTCTTTTTCTGGCAACTATAAGGAGCTTCGTAAGCATGCCAGGAGGGTCCATCCCATGACAAGGCCAGCTGAGGTTGATCCATCAAGGCAACGTGCTTGGCGTCGGCTAGAAAACCAGCAGGAGCATAGTGATATCCTCAGTGCCATCAGATCAGCGATGCCAGGTGCAATAGTCTTTGGGGATTATGTCGTTGATGATGCAGATAGCCTGTCAGGTGATGGGAGTGGGCCATGGTGGCCTACGCTCTTTCTGCTTCATATGATCGGCAGTCCGATAGGTTCACTTGATGAACAGAGGAGATCGTCAAGGGCTTGGAGGACCCGTCGGCGCTCATCCACACACCGCCATCTATGGGGTGAGAACCTATTAGGCCTGCAAGATGATGATGACTGGAACTCAGACAATGACATTCAGGCACCAAGGAGGCGCAGGAGGCTAATGAGATCGAGACGAGATGAGGAGCAGCCATGA
- the LOC103973108 gene encoding probable indole-3-pyruvate monooxygenase YUCCA3, with translation MAQMSGHREILKRRCRLVNGPLIVGAGPSGLAVGACLKELGVPFVILERSNSIASLWRNRTYDRLKLHLPKQFCQLPKLPFPDDFPEYPTRNQFIGYLESYAAHFELSPRFNETVQSAKYDDTCGMWRVRTTASGPETANRSAEVEYICQWLAVSTGENAEPVIPEMEGLRKFGGQVIHASDYRSGETYQGKQVLVVGCGNSGMEVCLDLCHHKSFPVMVVRDSVHVLPREIFRKSTFELAVFLMKWFPVKVVDKILLALSRMILGNTERYGLKRPSLGPLELKHMQGKTPVLDIGALRKIKSGDIKVVPGVKGFLHGSVELVDGRVIDVDSVILATGYCSNVPSWLQDTDLFNKDGFPKQPFPSGWKGKSGLYAVGFTRRGLSGASHDAVQVAEDISRVWKEETRQAKHIVACHRRCISQI, from the exons ATGGCCCAGATGTCTGGCCATCGTGAGATCCTCAAGAGAAGGTGCAGGTTGGTGAACGGACCTCTCATCGTAGGAGCTGGTCCTTCAGGTCTGGCTGTGGGTGCGTGCCTCAAGGAGCTCGGCGTCCCCTTCGTGATCCTCGAGAGATCCAACAGCATTGCTTCCCTCTGGCGAAACCGCACCTATGATCGCTTAAAGCTCCATCTCCCCAAGCAGTTCTGCCAGCTTCCCAAGCTCCCTTTCCCTGACGACTTCCCCGAGTACCCCACCAGGAACCAGTTCATAGGCTACTTAGAGTCCTACGCTGCGCACTTCGAGCTGAGCCCACGATTCAATGAGACGGTACAGTCGGCGAAGTACGATGACACATGCGGTATGTGGCGCGTGAGGACCACCGCGTCAGGCCCTGAGACCGCGAACAGGAGCGCCGAGGTGGAGTACATTTGCCAGTGGCTGGCGGTGTCCACGGGGGAGAATGCGGAGCCTGTGATCCCGGAGATGGAAGGACTGCGGAAGTTCGGGGGGCAGGTCATACATGCGAGCGACTACAGATCCGGTGAGACGTACCAGGGGAAGCAGGTGCTCGTGGTGGGCTGCGGCAACTCCGGCATGGAAGTCTGTCTCGATCTCTGCCACCACAAATCCTTCCCTGTCATGGTTGTTCGCGACTCG GTCCATGTTTTACCGAGAGAGATTTTTCGGAAATCCACATTCGAGCTGGCTGTCTTCTTGATGAAATGGTTTCCGGTGAAGGTGGTCGATAAGATCCTGTTGGCCCTGTCCAGGATGATACTCGGGAACACCGAGAGGTATGGCCTGAAACGACCTTCTCTTGGTCCCTTGGAGCTCAAGCACATGCAGGGGAAGACCCCTGTTCTCGACATAGGTGCGCTCAGAAAGATCAAATCTGGCGACATAAAGGTAGTTCCTGGCGTAAAGGGGTTCTTGCATGGCTCTGTAGAGTTGGTCGACGGTCGGGTCATCGATGTGGATTCGGTCATTTTGGCGACTGGCTACTGCAGCAATGTTCCTTCATGGCTGCAG GACACTGACTTGTTCAACAAAGATGGGTTTCCAAAGCAGCCATTCCCTAGCGGGTGGAAAGGGAAGTCAGGGCTTTATGCTGTTGGGTTCACGAGGAGAGGGCTCTCTGGTGCATCCCATGATGCTGTGCAGGTGGCAGAGGATATCAGCAGGGTGTGGAAGGAGGAGACCAGGCAGGCAAAGCATATTGTTGCCTGCCACAGAAGATGCATCTCACAGATCTGA
- the LOC135622939 gene encoding uncharacterized protein LOC135622939: MESQQGWKMRFSFKNATILVCFLNLVAVLLLLHGFFAAPKRRATAGHQTDPTQLRYILESEEIRHAMEPLELIKRIKEIEQEAYTEPEREIQQVPKQTAAVDLSKRLKDRAMNDVNSQKALEEWRMRKMERARQREIEKNGTLTS; this comes from the exons ATGGAGAGCCAGCAGGGCTGGAAGATGAGATTCTCCTTCAAGAACGCCACTATCCTCGTCTGCTTCCTTAATCTCGTCGCCGTACTACTGCTTCTCCACGGATTTTTCGCTGCCCCCAAGCGGAGAGCCACCGCCGGCCACCAAACTGATCCGA CACAACTAAGGTACATTTTGGAGTCTGAAGAGATTCGCCATGCTATGGAGCCATTGGAATTAATCAAGAGG ATTAAGGAAATCGAGCAAGAAGCATACACTGAACCAGAGAGAGAGATACAGCAAGTTCCAAAGCAGACTGCAGCAGTTGATTTGTCGAAAAGGTTAAAAGATAGGGCTATGAATGATGTCAACAGCCAGAAAG CTCTGGAAGAGTGGCGGATGCGGAAGATGGAACGAGCAAGACAACGGGAAATTGAGAAAAATGGAACATTGACATCTTAG